From a region of the Trichoderma atroviride chromosome 6, complete sequence genome:
- a CDS encoding uncharacterized protein (TransMembrane:1 (i59-80o)), giving the protein MGGTDGSVTGLKPTDPAFQVQQHGQPARAFHASHGPSLQAQLVSRSPVASPRPRRPPHCLFFTPGAPLLLSLTVAGHSFLALGPENGVWP; this is encoded by the coding sequence ATGGGCGGAACAGACGGATCCGTCACAGGCCTGAAGCCAACCGATCCGGCATTTCAGGTTCAACAGCACGGCCAACCAGCCAGAGCCTTCCATGCAAGCCATGGGCCATCCCTCCAAGCCCAGCTTGTCAGCCGGAGTCCCGTGGCGTCGCCCCGGCCTCGACGACCTCCACactgtctttttttcacaCCCGGCGCTCCGCTGCTTTTGTCCTTGACCGTGGCTGGCCATTCATTCCTCGCCCTTGGTCCCGAGAACGGTGTCTGGCCCTAG
- a CDS encoding uncharacterized protein (EggNog:ENOG41~TransMembrane:1 (o629-647i)): MSSQAALDDSAVNATSPSMSPSPEPADNASSTNGRSNDKSKKRASADDGSEPPHKVTKRRAARACVSCRARKVRCDVVEGAPCGNCRWDNVECIVQESRRRKKNLVTPSIVGQGQSAEAQLRSKAPPTNPIAINSADLRRTSGSSLSPASLDPSSGLLPNTGIEGHVPHMIYQRSTYRNEPILLSKGQLSDASRSPWANSATSLGHASSRTPQSLSLLGDAEASAQLPPFVRPLPSKISPEDVRYLHAKGALSIPCLSLQNALLRAYIEFVHPYMPLMDLVPFLSTINRYDGSEGQISLFLYHAVMFSATAFVDMRHLREAGYATRKAARKGFFLKTRLLYDFDYESDRLVLVQGLLLMTYWYETPDDQKDTWHWMGVAISLAHTIGLHRNPDVTTMAVPTQKLWKRIWWSCFMRDRLIALGMRRPTRIKDEDFDVPMLLESDFELAVLPDRITVVPPECTLMRDVEMQRELATMCIAKAKLCICISHMLKAQYSVLIRDNMKPENTTNSTMMLFPNKKLDNLDNVKIVDAELKEWVANLPECCHYRMLVPADTKNGRPTIAVQRTLLHMVYHTTISALHRPQFLPSSPMQAPTVSRQVQEMSRLKVKDAATHITSMATELHHLRLERYLPTTGVTVILPAMIIHLLEMKNPMPEARGRATRGFRQCMRVMEKLREIYAAADYATGFLDAALRKAAIDINATVEPSTLAMMKEVPPEFGTHTPPPENAPYMTASETLFNQKPKSVQKPMGPPPTAQGTEVVNSPPHTEFDTSNLTPSVSGGSDEIHIEMDSILDVDFMQGHDEFDWNAVAGTDFDVDQWLQFPPEGVTATDETLMASAFTGATGTDDALDWVFNTVVDGTLPAQSTI, encoded by the exons ATGTCGTCACAAGCGGCCCTAGACGATTCTGCGGTAAACGCAACCTCGCCGTCAATGTCGCCCTCACCAGAACCGGCCGACAATGCTTCCTCCACCAATGGGCGGTCCAACGACAAATCGAAGAAACGAGCATCTGCCGACGACGGCTCTGAGCCTCCGCATAAGGTTACAAAGCGACGTGCCGCCCGGGCCTGTGTATCGTGCCGCGCGCGCAAAGTCCGATGCGATGTGGTTGAGGGGGCTCCTTGCGGAAACTGCCGCTGGGATAATGTCGAG TGCATTGTCCAGGAGAGCCGACGGAGAAA AAAGAATCTCGTTACGCCTAGCATCGTGGGGCAGGGCCAATCAGCCGAGGCTCAGCTGCGCAGCAAAGCACCTCCGACTAACCCGATTGCCATCAACAGCGCAGATTTGCGACGAACCAGCGGCTCCTCTCTCTCACCCGCAAGCCTGGACCCTTCGAGCGGTCTGCTTCCCAATACCGGCATTGAAGGCCATGTGCCTCACATGATCT ATCAACGCTCTACGTATCGCAACGAGCCAATTCTGCTCAGCAAGGGTCAACTATCAGATGCCAGCCGATCTCCCTGGGCGAATTCGGCCACTTCCTTGGGTCATGCCTCTTCTCGCACCCCACAGTCCCTCAGCCTCCTTGGCGATGCAGAGGCGAGTGCCCAGCTGCCTCCGTTTGTGCGGCCGTTGCCCAGCAAAATCTCACCAGAGGATGTTCGCTACCTGCATGCAAAGGGTGCGCTGAGCATCCCTTGCCTCTCTCTGCAGAATGCGCTCCTGCGGGCTTACATTGAGTTTGTCCATCCCTACATGCCTCTCATGGACCTTGTGCCCTTTCTCAGCACCATCAACCGCTACGATGGTTCAGAAGGGCAGATCAGCCTGTTTCTCTACCATGCCGTCATGTTCTCCGCGACTGCTTTCGTCGACATGAGACACTTGCGCGAAGCGGGTTATGCCACCCGCAAGGCTGCCAGAAAAGGCTTCTTCTTAAAAACGAGG CTCCTCTACGATTTCGATTACGAATCAGACCGCCTGGTTCTTGTCCAAGGGCTTTTGCTGATGACGTACTGGTATGAGACACCCGACGACCAGAAAGATACCTGGCACTGGATGGGGGTGGCGATATCCCTGGCTCACACCATTGGGCTTCATCGCAATCCTGATGTTACCACCATGGCCGTGCCAACCCAGAAGCTCTGGAAGCGCATATGGTGGTCATGTTTCATGCGCGATCGTCTCATTGCCCTGGGCATGAGACGCCCGACGAGAATCAAGGATGAGGATTTCGACGTGCCGATGCTTTTAGAGAGCGACTTTGAGCTGGCCGTCTTGCCAGACAGAATCACCGTGGTTCCTCCGGAATGCACACTAATGCGCGATGTAGAGATGCAGCGGGAGCTTGCCACCATGTGCATTGCCAAGGCGAagctctgcatctgcattaGCCACATGCTAAAGGCGCAGTACTCTGTTCTTATCCGAGACAATATGAAGCCAGAGAACACCACTAACAGCACCATGATGCTGTTCcccaacaagaagctggataACCTGGATAATGTCAAGATTGTCGAtgcagagctcaaggaaTGGGTGGCGAACCTCCCCGAATGCTGTCACTATCGCATGCTGGTTCCTGCAGACACTAAGAACGGCAGGCCGACCATTGCGGTTCAACGAACGCTGCTTCACATGGTATACCACACCACCATTTCTGCTCTGCATCGCCCTCAGTTCCTACCGTCGTCTCCCATGCAGGCACCGACTGTATCTCGCCAGGTGCAGGAGATGTCACgcctcaaggtcaaggatgCGGCGACACACATTACGAGCATGGCTACGGAGCTGCACCACCTCCGCCTGGAGAGATACCTGCCTACCACAGGCGTGACAGTGATACTCCCGGCCATGatcatccatctcttggagatgaagaaccCAATGCCAGAGGCTCGCGGGCGAGCAACAAGAGGCTTCCGCCAGTGTATGCGTGTCATGGAGAAGCTCCGCGAGATTTATGCTGCTGCAGACTACGCCACCGGGTTCTTGGATGCCGCTCTCAGGAAGGCAGCCATTGATATCAATGCCACGGTCGAACCGTCGACTTTGGCAATGATGAAGGAAGTCCCTCCAGAGTTTGGCACACACACGCCGCCACCTGAAAATGCCCCGTATATGACGGCTTCCGAGACGCTATTCAATCAGAAGCCCAAGTCAGTGCAGAAGCCAATGGGGCCTCCTCCTACCGCTCAGGGGACCGAGGTGGTCAATTCTCCTCCACATACTGAATTTGACACTTCCAACTTGACTCCGAGTGTTAGCGGCGGCTCGGATGAAATCCACATAGAAATGGACAGCATTCTGGACGTGGACTTTATGCAGGGCCACGACGAATTCGATTGGAACGCGGTGGCTGGCACGGACTTTGATGTAGATCAGTGGCTACAGTTTCCTCCTGAAGGAGTTACCGCCACCGACGAGACGCTGATGGCCTCTGCATTCACTGGTGCTACAGGCACGGACGATGCGCTAGATTGGGTCTTTAACACGGTTGTGGACGGCACTCTTCCGGCACAATCCACCATttaa
- a CDS encoding uncharacterized protein (EggNog:ENOG41~TransMembrane:1 (o460-478i)), whose amino-acid sequence MPLMDLVPFLSTINRYDGSEGQISLFLYHAVMFSATAFVDMRHLREAGYATRKAARKGFFLKTRLLYDFDYESDRLVLVQGLLLMTYWYETPDDQKDTWHWMGVAISLAHTIGLHRNPDVTTMAVPTQKLWKRIWWSCFMRDRLIALGMRRPTRIKDEDFDVPMLLESDFELAVLPDRITVVPPECTLMRDVEMQRELATMCIAKAKLCICISHMLKAQYSVLIRDNMKPENTTNSTMMLFPNKKLDNLDNVKIVDAELKEWVANLPECCHYRMLVPADTKNGRPTIAVQRTLLHMVYHTTISALHRPQFLPSSPMQAPTVSRQVQEMSRLKVKDAATHITSMATELHHLRLERYLPTTGVTVILPAMIIHLLEMKNPMPEARGRATRGFRQCMRVMEKLREIYAAADYATGFLDAALRKAAIDINATVEPSTLAMMKEVPPEFGTHTPPPENAPYMTASETLFNQKPKSVQKPMGPPPTAQGTEVVNSPPHTEFDTSNLTPSVSGGSDEIHIEMDSILDVDFMQGHDEFDWNAVAGTDFDVDQWLQFPPEGVTATDETLMASAFTGATGTDDALDWVFNTVVDGTLPAQSTI is encoded by the exons ATGCCTCTCATGGACCTTGTGCCCTTTCTCAGCACCATCAACCGCTACGATGGTTCAGAAGGGCAGATCAGCCTGTTTCTCTACCATGCCGTCATGTTCTCCGCGACTGCTTTCGTCGACATGAGACACTTGCGCGAAGCGGGTTATGCCACCCGCAAGGCTGCCAGAAAAGGCTTCTTCTTAAAAACGAGG CTCCTCTACGATTTCGATTACGAATCAGACCGCCTGGTTCTTGTCCAAGGGCTTTTGCTGATGACGTACTGGTATGAGACACCCGACGACCAGAAAGATACCTGGCACTGGATGGGGGTGGCGATATCCCTGGCTCACACCATTGGGCTTCATCGCAATCCTGATGTTACCACCATGGCCGTGCCAACCCAGAAGCTCTGGAAGCGCATATGGTGGTCATGTTTCATGCGCGATCGTCTCATTGCCCTGGGCATGAGACGCCCGACGAGAATCAAGGATGAGGATTTCGACGTGCCGATGCTTTTAGAGAGCGACTTTGAGCTGGCCGTCTTGCCAGACAGAATCACCGTGGTTCCTCCGGAATGCACACTAATGCGCGATGTAGAGATGCAGCGGGAGCTTGCCACCATGTGCATTGCCAAGGCGAagctctgcatctgcattaGCCACATGCTAAAGGCGCAGTACTCTGTTCTTATCCGAGACAATATGAAGCCAGAGAACACCACTAACAGCACCATGATGCTGTTCcccaacaagaagctggataACCTGGATAATGTCAAGATTGTCGAtgcagagctcaaggaaTGGGTGGCGAACCTCCCCGAATGCTGTCACTATCGCATGCTGGTTCCTGCAGACACTAAGAACGGCAGGCCGACCATTGCGGTTCAACGAACGCTGCTTCACATGGTATACCACACCACCATTTCTGCTCTGCATCGCCCTCAGTTCCTACCGTCGTCTCCCATGCAGGCACCGACTGTATCTCGCCAGGTGCAGGAGATGTCACgcctcaaggtcaaggatgCGGCGACACACATTACGAGCATGGCTACGGAGCTGCACCACCTCCGCCTGGAGAGATACCTGCCTACCACAGGCGTGACAGTGATACTCCCGGCCATGatcatccatctcttggagatgaagaaccCAATGCCAGAGGCTCGCGGGCGAGCAACAAGAGGCTTCCGCCAGTGTATGCGTGTCATGGAGAAGCTCCGCGAGATTTATGCTGCTGCAGACTACGCCACCGGGTTCTTGGATGCCGCTCTCAGGAAGGCAGCCATTGATATCAATGCCACGGTCGAACCGTCGACTTTGGCAATGATGAAGGAAGTCCCTCCAGAGTTTGGCACACACACGCCGCCACCTGAAAATGCCCCGTATATGACGGCTTCCGAGACGCTATTCAATCAGAAGCCCAAGTCAGTGCAGAAGCCAATGGGGCCTCCTCCTACCGCTCAGGGGACCGAGGTGGTCAATTCTCCTCCACATACTGAATTTGACACTTCCAACTTGACTCCGAGTGTTAGCGGCGGCTCGGATGAAATCCACATAGAAATGGACAGCATTCTGGACGTGGACTTTATGCAGGGCCACGACGAATTCGATTGGAACGCGGTGGCTGGCACGGACTTTGATGTAGATCAGTGGCTACAGTTTCCTCCTGAAGGAGTTACCGCCACCGACGAGACGCTGATGGCCTCTGCATTCACTGGTGCTACAGGCACGGACGATGCGCTAGATTGGGTCTTTAACACGGTTGTGGACGGCACTCTTCCGGCACAATCCACCATttaa
- a CDS encoding uncharacterized protein (EggNog:ENOG41~TransMembrane:1 (o355-373i)) — protein MIYQRSTYRNEPILLSKGQLSDASRSPWANSATSLGHASSRTPQSLSLLGDAEASAQLPPFVRPLPSKISPEDVRYLHAKGALSIPCLSLQNALLRAYIEFVHPYMPLMDLVPFLSTINRYDGSEGQISLFLYHAVMFSATAFVDMRHLREAGYATRKAARKGFFLKTRLLYDFDYESDRLVLVQGLLLMTYWYETPDDQKDTWHWMGVAISLAHTIGLHRNPDVTTMAVPTQKLWKRIWWSCFMRDRLIALGMRRPTRIKDEDFDVPMLLESDFELAVLPDRITVVPPECTLMRDVEMQRELATMCIAKAKLCICISHMLKAQYSVLIRDNMKPENTTNSTMMLFPNKKLDNLDNVKIVDAELKEWVANLPECCHYRMLVPADTKNGRPTIAVQRTLLHMVYHTTISALHRPQFLPSSPMQAPTVSRQVQEMSRLKVKDAATHITSMATELHHLRLERYLPTTGVTVILPAMIIHLLEMKNPMPEARGRATRGFRQCMRVMEKLREIYAAADYATGFLDAALRKAAIDINATVEPSTLAMMKEVPPEFGTHTPPPENAPYMTASETLFNQKPKSVQKPMGPPPTAQGTEVVNSPPHTEFDTSNLTPSVSGGSDEIHIEMDSILDVDFMQGHDEFDWNAVAGTDFDVDQWLQFPPEGVTATDETLMASAFTGATGTDDALDWVFNTVVDGTLPAQSTI, from the exons ATGATCT ATCAACGCTCTACGTATCGCAACGAGCCAATTCTGCTCAGCAAGGGTCAACTATCAGATGCCAGCCGATCTCCCTGGGCGAATTCGGCCACTTCCTTGGGTCATGCCTCTTCTCGCACCCCACAGTCCCTCAGCCTCCTTGGCGATGCAGAGGCGAGTGCCCAGCTGCCTCCGTTTGTGCGGCCGTTGCCCAGCAAAATCTCACCAGAGGATGTTCGCTACCTGCATGCAAAGGGTGCGCTGAGCATCCCTTGCCTCTCTCTGCAGAATGCGCTCCTGCGGGCTTACATTGAGTTTGTCCATCCCTACATGCCTCTCATGGACCTTGTGCCCTTTCTCAGCACCATCAACCGCTACGATGGTTCAGAAGGGCAGATCAGCCTGTTTCTCTACCATGCCGTCATGTTCTCCGCGACTGCTTTCGTCGACATGAGACACTTGCGCGAAGCGGGTTATGCCACCCGCAAGGCTGCCAGAAAAGGCTTCTTCTTAAAAACGAGG CTCCTCTACGATTTCGATTACGAATCAGACCGCCTGGTTCTTGTCCAAGGGCTTTTGCTGATGACGTACTGGTATGAGACACCCGACGACCAGAAAGATACCTGGCACTGGATGGGGGTGGCGATATCCCTGGCTCACACCATTGGGCTTCATCGCAATCCTGATGTTACCACCATGGCCGTGCCAACCCAGAAGCTCTGGAAGCGCATATGGTGGTCATGTTTCATGCGCGATCGTCTCATTGCCCTGGGCATGAGACGCCCGACGAGAATCAAGGATGAGGATTTCGACGTGCCGATGCTTTTAGAGAGCGACTTTGAGCTGGCCGTCTTGCCAGACAGAATCACCGTGGTTCCTCCGGAATGCACACTAATGCGCGATGTAGAGATGCAGCGGGAGCTTGCCACCATGTGCATTGCCAAGGCGAagctctgcatctgcattaGCCACATGCTAAAGGCGCAGTACTCTGTTCTTATCCGAGACAATATGAAGCCAGAGAACACCACTAACAGCACCATGATGCTGTTCcccaacaagaagctggataACCTGGATAATGTCAAGATTGTCGAtgcagagctcaaggaaTGGGTGGCGAACCTCCCCGAATGCTGTCACTATCGCATGCTGGTTCCTGCAGACACTAAGAACGGCAGGCCGACCATTGCGGTTCAACGAACGCTGCTTCACATGGTATACCACACCACCATTTCTGCTCTGCATCGCCCTCAGTTCCTACCGTCGTCTCCCATGCAGGCACCGACTGTATCTCGCCAGGTGCAGGAGATGTCACgcctcaaggtcaaggatgCGGCGACACACATTACGAGCATGGCTACGGAGCTGCACCACCTCCGCCTGGAGAGATACCTGCCTACCACAGGCGTGACAGTGATACTCCCGGCCATGatcatccatctcttggagatgaagaaccCAATGCCAGAGGCTCGCGGGCGAGCAACAAGAGGCTTCCGCCAGTGTATGCGTGTCATGGAGAAGCTCCGCGAGATTTATGCTGCTGCAGACTACGCCACCGGGTTCTTGGATGCCGCTCTCAGGAAGGCAGCCATTGATATCAATGCCACGGTCGAACCGTCGACTTTGGCAATGATGAAGGAAGTCCCTCCAGAGTTTGGCACACACACGCCGCCACCTGAAAATGCCCCGTATATGACGGCTTCCGAGACGCTATTCAATCAGAAGCCCAAGTCAGTGCAGAAGCCAATGGGGCCTCCTCCTACCGCTCAGGGGACCGAGGTGGTCAATTCTCCTCCACATACTGAATTTGACACTTCCAACTTGACTCCGAGTGTTAGCGGCGGCTCGGATGAAATCCACATAGAAATGGACAGCATTCTGGACGTGGACTTTATGCAGGGCCACGACGAATTCGATTGGAACGCGGTGGCTGGCACGGACTTTGATGTAGATCAGTGGCTACAGTTTCCTCCTGAAGGAGTTACCGCCACCGACGAGACGCTGATGGCCTCTGCATTCACTGGTGCTACAGGCACGGACGATGCGCTAGATTGGGTCTTTAACACGGTTGTGGACGGCACTCTTCCGGCACAATCCACCATttaa